A segment of the Pseudodesulfovibrio sp. S3 genome:
GTGTTGTATGGATTGTCGTTGGGGTAGATGTCCCGTCGATACGTGATAACCTTGCAGTCCGTGGGCAGGCCGGACAGGGACCGGGCCTTGGCAAAGGCGTCCTGCACGTAGCCGACCTGATCTATCAGGCCGATGGCCTTGGCCTGGTTCGCGGTGAACACGCGGGCGGTCTTGACGGTGTCCATGTCGGCCGGACTCAGGTTCCGGTGTTTGGCCACCAGGGAGTGGAAGCGGGCCGCGAAATCGTCGATGATGGCCTGGAAGAGGGCCTCCTCTTCGGGGGTGGTTGGCCGAAACGGCGAGCCCATGTCTTTGTCCACGCCGGATTTGGATATCTCCACGTCCACGCCGACCTTGTCCATGAGACCGTTCAACTTGGGCCGCATGAAGACCACGCCTACGGACCCGGTGATGGTGGTGGGGTGGGCCAGGATCCAGTCTGCGGGCAGGGCCGCGTAATAGCCCCCGGATGCGGCCACGTCGAACATGGCGGCCACGACCTTCTTGCCGCTGCGGTCCTTGAATCCGGTAATCTCGTGATAGAGGATGTCCGAGGCCGTGGTGGTGCCGCCGGGGGAATCAATGGCGATGACCACGCCCTGTACGGCATCATCCTTTTCGGCAAGCTTCAGTGCGTTGACCAGCTCCTGAACCTGGCTTGGCCGGGACCGCAAAAAGCCCTGGCTGGGTTCGGCGGTCAGGAATCCCCGGAGATGAATCAGGGCGAGCTTGCCGTCGCCGTCCCCTTCGACCACGAACTCCTTGAGCGGTTCCGTGGCCTGTGAACCGAACATGTTGATTTTCGGCGCGCAGCCGGGAAGCACGAGGCACAGGGCCGTCAGGACGAGCAAAAGACGAAATTGCATGAATCCTCCTCAGGGGCTGTTTGATGGCCTGATCCTATAGGCTCGAAGGACTCTTGCCAAGGGGGAGAAAAGGGTGCCGGGTTCCCGGAAACATGGGGTATGCATCCCTCTCGTCCCTGAGAGAGATGCCGTCAGCCCTCGGTTGCCGTCGATCCCGACCGGCCGTGGCAGGGTCGGGATTCGCTTCGGCGTTGAGCATACCCCTGTTTGGGCGCGGAGTGCTCGAATCCGCTACTCGCCTGCTGACTGCGCCTGGTATGCTTCCATGGCAAGGCGTTGAGTCGTGGCTGTGGCTGTGCCGCTGTCCAGGCTTTCGAACAGGGAATTCAGGCTTTGGTCGCCTTGCTTGAACGCCTGGAGCAGTTCGTCCAGCGTGACCACGCCGTCTTCGTTCAGGTCGTACGTGTCGTACTCTTCTTCCTCGCTTTCGCTTGACTCTGAACCGGACGATGCACCGGCCCCGCCGCCCCGCGGGGGCATGTTGGCGGCGGCCATGTTCTGTTTGGCGTCGGCGCTCAGTTCCTCTGCCGAAATGAACCCGTCGCCGTCGGCATCGATTTTGTTGAACCGGTCTTGGTCCAGGGGCGTTTCCTCAAGGCTCAACAGCCCGTCGCCATCGGCGTCGTCCTGTTCGACAATGGACTGCGCAATGTCGTCCGAGCTTGGTTGGGAACTCTTCCTGGCCGCCTGCATCATTTCGGCCAATCCCACGGACATGTCCGAACCACCCAATGCTGAGATGCTCATGCTGATCTCCTTGTGTTGGAGGTTGATAAGGGGGCAAAATTTGCCCATGGCAACTCAATGGCGGTTTGCAGCAAGGCTCGGACCAGTATTCGGATGCGGAACATTAAGAAATATAAATATTGATTTCAGCGCAAGGCAGAGAGCGGAGGCAGCAGGTGGCCACATCCGTGGCGTTGTGCATGAGGTTGTTTTTTTATGGGGAAAATTGTCGTCGTGACGGCATAGCCGGAGCAGGCCGGGAAAGGGGGGGCGTCATTCGGTCTCAACTTCCCGCGCAATGACTTCGTGGCTTTCCCCCGAATACGTCTCGATATTCATGGTTCCCGCTTCCACCGCGGTCCCGGCCACCTGAATCCTGACCGGTCGGCCCTGGTCGCTGTGCACCGTGATCTCCATCTCGCCCTCTTTGCCCATGGCGACGCCCTGCCTGCCCCGGTAGACCGTTTTCGGCCCATTCGGCAGCAGTCCGTACCTTGCCAGATACGCACCGCACGGGCCGTTGCCGTTGCCGGTCACGGGGTCTTCGTCGATGCCTATGGCCGGGGCGAACATCCTGCCGCTGGTCAGGCAGGAATCAAATTCGCTGTTGAGGGTGAACACGAAAAAACCATTGCAGCCGACAGCCTGGCTCATGGCGGCAAGGGCGGTCATGTCCGGGGAAAGGGTGTCCAGCTTTTCGACCGAATCGATGGGGACCATCACCTTGGAATGCCCGGTGGACACCTCCTGCAACGGGAGGCCGGGCACGGTGTCCAATGGGGACAGGCCCAGGGCGGACAGGATGCGGCCCGAGGTTTCTTGGTCGTAGGGGGGCGTGAAGATGACGTCGCCCTGGGTCATGACGATCTTCAGCCGTCCGTCTTCGGAGGTGATGTCCACCGGCAGTGTGCCTGTGCCTATTCTGGCGACGACCGTGGTTTCGCCCAGTCCCAGGGACACGGCGCGGGCATAGTGAGCTCCGATGGTCGCGTGTCCGCAAATGGGTACTTCCGTGGCCGGGGTGAAATACCGGACATGCAGTTCATGGTCTTCGCTTTCCGGGGCGGGGATCATGAACGCGGTTTCCGAGACATTGACGAGTTTGGCGATGGCCTGCATCTCGGCGGCGGACAGTCCTGTGGCATCAAGCACCACTCCGGCCCTGTTGCCCTTGCCCGGAATGGTCGTGAACGCATCAACCAGCGCAACGGTGATCTGTTTTGTCATGTTCGCGAAGGCAATCCTTACAATGCAAGGGGTGAGAAGCACCTCTTCCGTTATTGAAACAGGACGTATCCCAGACCTGCGGCCAGTTCCCCGAGGATGATGGCGCAGCCGAGGAAGTCGCCGTTGGCGCCCTGCACCTTGGCGGCCAGCCGGTAGAGGGCGAGCAGCGTCAGGGTGACAATGGCCGTGGCCGCGATGGTGGGGAAGACGCCCGCCATGAACAACCCGGCCACGAAGGTAAACAGGGTGGAGGCCAGGGCCACGCCCAGGGAGGCGCCGTCGATGTAGAGCTTGCCCAGTCCGGGCCGTGTCAGGTGGCGGACGTGGTAGCCGAGCCAGACCGCGGCGGCCCTGCCCAGGATGAAGGCCCAGGCAATGGCGGTGAAGGCCTTTTGGTCGGCCATTTCATGGAAGAGAATGATCTGTCCGGTCAGGGCCATGATCAATCCCAG
Coding sequences within it:
- the sppA gene encoding signal peptide peptidase SppA; the protein is MQFRLLLVLTALCLVLPGCAPKINMFGSQATEPLKEFVVEGDGDGKLALIHLRGFLTAEPSQGFLRSRPSQVQELVNALKLAEKDDAVQGVVIAIDSPGGTTTASDILYHEITGFKDRSGKKVVAAMFDVAASGGYYAALPADWILAHPTTITGSVGVVFMRPKLNGLMDKVGVDVEISKSGVDKDMGSPFRPTTPEEEALFQAIIDDFAARFHSLVAKHRNLSPADMDTVKTARVFTANQAKAIGLIDQVGYVQDAFAKARSLSGLPTDCKVITYRRDIYPNDNPYNTMDSANPAKLNMLGVDASYLLPPRAGFYYVWPNSVTQ
- a CDS encoding EF-hand domain-containing protein, which encodes MSISALGGSDMSVGLAEMMQAARKSSQPSSDDIAQSIVEQDDADGDGLLSLEETPLDQDRFNKIDADGDGFISAEELSADAKQNMAAANMPPRGGGAGASSGSESSESEEEEYDTYDLNEDGVVTLDELLQAFKQGDQSLNSLFESLDSGTATATTQRLAMEAYQAQSAGE
- a CDS encoding PhzF family isomerase: MTKQITVALVDAFTTIPGKGNRAGVVLDATGLSAAEMQAIAKLVNVSETAFMIPAPESEDHELHVRYFTPATEVPICGHATIGAHYARAVSLGLGETTVVARIGTGTLPVDITSEDGRLKIVMTQGDVIFTPPYDQETSGRILSALGLSPLDTVPGLPLQEVSTGHSKVMVPIDSVEKLDTLSPDMTALAAMSQAVGCNGFFVFTLNSEFDSCLTSGRMFAPAIGIDEDPVTGNGNGPCGAYLARYGLLPNGPKTVYRGRQGVAMGKEGEMEITVHSDQGRPVRIQVAGTAVEAGTMNIETYSGESHEVIAREVETE
- a CDS encoding adenosylcobinamide-GDP ribazoletransferase yields the protein MLRDFLDTLGFLTRLAPARVISKEAMNRCMRYMPLVGALIGAVVVLPFGLGLFADAPWVQAWLMVAISIFITRGLHMDGLSDVCDAVTTHTDPERFWQVIKDSRSGAFGVLGLIMALTGQIILFHEMADQKAFTAIAWAFILGRAAAVWLGYHVRHLTRPGLGKLYIDGASLGVALASTLFTFVAGLFMAGVFPTIAATAIVTLTLLALYRLAAKVQGANGDFLGCAIILGELAAGLGYVLFQ